The following proteins are encoded in a genomic region of Burkholderia gladioli:
- a CDS encoding aldehyde dehydrogenase family protein: protein MNPFDLERHGLDIEYPYRSRYDNYIGGKWVPPLGGEYFDNLSPINGKAFCSVPRSGAADIDLAIDAAHAARRKWARTSAADRANLLLAAADRMERNLRMLAVAETIDNGKPLRETMMADLPLAIDHFRYFAGCIRAQEGGISEIDEHTVAYHFHEPLGVVGQIIPWNFPLLMAAWKLAPALAAGCCVVIKPAEQTPASILVLMELIGELFPPGTLNVVNGFGKEAGEALATSKRIAKIAFTGSTPVGKRILHAAADNLIPSTVELGGKSPNVFFADVLDRDDAFLDKALEGLAMFALNQGEICTCPSRVLIQESIYERFIERAIARVERIKGGNPLDLDTMIGAQASRQQLDKILSYIDIGREEGALCLTGGGRAQPHAELDSGFYVQPTMLLGHNRMRVFQEEIFGPVASVMTFRDEQEAIEIANDTYYGLGAGVWTRDGARAYRMGREIEAGRVWTNCYHLYPAHAAFGGYKQSGIGRETHKMALSNYQQTKCLLVNYQPDALGFF from the coding sequence ATGAATCCGTTTGACCTCGAGCGCCACGGCCTCGACATCGAGTATCCGTATCGTTCGCGCTACGACAACTACATCGGCGGCAAGTGGGTGCCGCCGCTGGGCGGCGAGTATTTCGACAACCTGTCGCCCATCAACGGCAAGGCCTTCTGCAGCGTGCCGCGTTCGGGCGCCGCCGATATCGATCTGGCGATCGACGCCGCGCATGCGGCGCGCCGCAAGTGGGCCAGGACCTCCGCGGCCGATCGGGCCAACCTGCTGCTGGCCGCCGCCGATCGCATGGAAAGGAACCTGCGCATGCTCGCGGTGGCCGAGACCATCGACAACGGCAAGCCGCTGCGCGAGACGATGATGGCCGACCTGCCGCTCGCGATCGACCATTTCCGCTATTTCGCGGGCTGTATCCGCGCGCAGGAGGGCGGCATCTCCGAGATCGACGAGCACACGGTCGCCTATCATTTCCACGAGCCGCTCGGCGTGGTCGGACAGATCATTCCCTGGAATTTCCCGCTGCTGATGGCGGCCTGGAAGCTCGCGCCGGCGCTTGCCGCGGGCTGCTGCGTGGTGATCAAGCCGGCCGAGCAGACGCCCGCCTCGATCCTGGTGCTCATGGAGCTGATCGGCGAGCTGTTCCCGCCCGGCACGCTGAACGTGGTGAACGGTTTCGGCAAGGAGGCGGGCGAGGCGCTCGCCACCAGCAAGCGCATCGCCAAGATCGCCTTCACCGGCTCCACGCCGGTGGGCAAGCGGATCCTGCACGCGGCCGCCGACAACCTGATCCCGTCGACGGTGGAGCTGGGCGGCAAGAGTCCGAACGTGTTCTTCGCCGACGTGCTCGACCGGGACGACGCATTCCTCGACAAGGCGCTCGAGGGCTTGGCGATGTTCGCGCTCAACCAGGGCGAGATCTGCACCTGCCCCTCGCGCGTGCTGATCCAGGAATCGATCTACGAGCGCTTCATCGAGCGGGCGATCGCGCGCGTGGAGCGCATCAAGGGCGGCAACCCGCTCGACCTCGACACGATGATCGGCGCGCAGGCATCGCGGCAGCAACTCGACAAGATCCTGTCCTACATCGACATCGGCCGCGAGGAGGGGGCGCTGTGCCTGACCGGCGGCGGCCGCGCCCAGCCCCACGCGGAACTCGACAGCGGCTTCTACGTGCAGCCCACCATGCTGCTCGGGCACAACCGGATGCGTGTGTTCCAGGAGGAGATCTTCGGGCCGGTGGCCTCGGTGATGACCTTCCGCGACGAGCAGGAAGCCATCGAGATCGCGAACGACACCTACTACGGGCTCGGCGCGGGCGTCTGGACGCGCGACGGCGCGCGCGCCTACCGCATGGGCCGGGAGATCGAGGCGGGCCGGGTCTGGACCAACTGCTATCATCTGTATCCCGCGCATGCGGCCTTCGGCGGCTACAAGCAGTCGGGCATCGGACGCGAGACGCACAAGATGGCGCTGTCGAATTACCAGCAGACGAAGTGCCTGCTGGTCAATTACCAGCCCGACGCGCTCGGTTTCTTCTGA